From Gemmatimonadota bacterium:
TCAGTAGCCGGCGCGCTTGTCCACCTGGTTGAGGAGCGGCACACCCTCCAGCCAACGCCGGACGTTCTCCTCGATCAGCGCCGTTTCGCGCTCCCAGAACGCGCGGCTCACAGCGGAGACGTGCGGCGTGATCAACACGTCGGGTCGGGTCCAGAGGGGACTGTCGGCGGCCAGCGGCTCGGACGCGAACACGTCCAGCGCGGCACCGCGCAGGTGCCCGCGAGCCAGCGCGGACACGAGCGCGGCCTCGTCGACCAGCGAGCCGCGCGCCACGTTCACCAGCACCGCGCCCGGCTTCATCCGTGCCAGCAACGCGGCATCGAAGAGCCCGCGGGTCTCGTCGGTGGCCGGCGCGGTGAGCACCACGTGGTCGCTCTCCGCCAGCACCTCCGGCAGCGCGTCCAGCCCTACGCGCACCTCGACCCCCTCCACGTCGGAGGGCAGGGCGCGGCGACGTACCGCCAGCACACGACACCCGAACGCGCGCAATCTACGCGCCACCTCCCGGCCGATGCCGCCGAAGCCGATCACGGCCACGGTGCTGCGCCCCAGCTCGCGCACGGGCGTGTCCCCCGCGTAGAAGGCGCCGCTGACCCACGCAGCGCGCTGCTGACCCGTGGCGGCCAGGTCGAACCCGCGGGCGAAGTGGACCAGATAGCCGAGCACCGTCTCGGCCATCGGCACGGCGTGGATGCCGGCGGAGTTGGTGAACACGATGTCGCGCTCGAGCAGCGCGCCCCGGAGGGAGCCCCCCACACCCGCCGCTCCCGAATGCACCCAACCGAGCGCGGGGGCGGAGGTGATCACGACGTCGGGGATGCCGTAGCCGGCGTAGACCTCGGCCGGGCCGACCGCGTCCAGCACGGCGGCGGACGCCTGCCCGGCGCCGTCCCCGGAGCCGTCGGAGGGCGTCTCGATCTCCACCAGCTCCCAGCCGGGCCCGAGCGCGGCGCGGACGCGCTCGCCGACCCAGGGCGGCATGGACCACACCGGCCTGCGGTCCTGCAGGTCCAGCACGAACCGCCGCATCGAGGCCGCTACGGAGTCAGCCGGTTCATCAGGCGGGGGAACGGGATCAGCTCACGGATGTGCGGCCGTCCGGTCACCCACGCCACGAAGCGCTCCAGGCCCAGGCCGAAGCCTGAATGCGGGAACGTCCCGTACCGCCGCAGATCCAGGTACCACCCGTAGGCCTCCTCCGGCAGCTTCTCCTCGCGGATGCGCGCGAGCAGACGGTCGAGGTCGTCCTCGCGCTGGCTCCCTCCGATGATCTCGCCGTAGCCCTCCGGCGCGAGCATGTCGTTGCTCAGCACCGTGCGGGGGTCGGCCGGGTTCTCCTTCATGTAGAAGGCCTTGATCTGCTTCGGGTAGTTGTAGACGAGCACGGGCAGATCGAAGCGCGACGCGATGCGCGTCTCGTCCGCGGCGCCCAGATCGTCTCCCCACTGGATCTCGCTGCCTTCCTCCTGGAGGAGCGCGATGGCCTCCGTGTAGGAGACCCGCGGGAACGGGGGCGCGACGCGCTCCAGCGCGGACGTGTCGCGCTCCAGCAGAGCCAGCTCCTCCCGGCGCCGGTCGAGCACGCGCGCCACCAGGGCGGAGACCAGCTCCTCCTGCAGGCGCATGTTGTCCTCCGAGTCCGCGAAGGCGACCTCGGGCTCCAGCATCCAGAACTCGGTGAGGTGACGGCGCGTCTTGGACTTCTCCGCCCGGAACGTGGGGCCGAAGCAGAAGACGCGCCGGAACGCCGGGCAGGCCGTCTCGACGTAGAGCTGGCCGGTCTGGGCCAGGAAGGCCCGCTCGCCGAAGTAGTCGGTCTCGAACAGCGTACCGGCAGACTCGCCGATGGAGCCGGTCAGGATGGGCGTGTCGATGCGGACGAAGTCCCGCTCGTAGAGGAAGTCGAGGATGGCCTGCTCCACCTCCGCCCGTACCCGCAACAACGCGCGCTGCTGGGACGACCGCAACCACAGGTGCCGGTGGTCGAGCAGGAAGTCGACGCCGTGCTCCTTGGGCTGGATGGGATACTCCGGACTCGCGCCGATCACCTCCAGGCCGCCGACCCCCAGCTCGTGGCCTCCGGGGGAACGCGGCTCGGCGCGCACGGTGCCCTCCACGGCCACGGTGGTCTCCTGGGTCAGCCCGCCCAGCCGCTCCCAGACCGCGGCATCCACCTCGCTCTTCACGAACACGCACTGCACGACGCCGGTGCCGTCGCGGACCACCGCGAAGCCGACCTTGCCATGCACGCGGGTGGTCT
This genomic window contains:
- a CDS encoding D-2-hydroxyacid dehydrogenase, whose product is MRRFVLDLQDRRPVWSMPPWVGERVRAALGPGWELVEIETPSDGSGDGAGQASAAVLDAVGPAEVYAGYGIPDVVITSAPALGWVHSGAAGVGGSLRGALLERDIVFTNSAGIHAVPMAETVLGYLVHFARGFDLAATGQQRAAWVSGAFYAGDTPVRELGRSTVAVIGFGGIGREVARRLRAFGCRVLAVRRRALPSDVEGVEVRVGLDALPEVLAESDHVVLTAPATDETRGLFDAALLARMKPGAVLVNVARGSLVDEAALVSALARGHLRGAALDVFASEPLAADSPLWTRPDVLITPHVSAVSRAFWERETALIEENVRRWLEGVPLLNQVDKRAGY
- the asnS gene encoding asparagine--tRNA ligase; protein product: MSQTPVAEVRHLSHHVGERVRVLGWVETTRVHGKVGFAVVRDGTGVVQCVFVKSEVDAAVWERLGGLTQETTVAVEGTVRAEPRSPGGHELGVGGLEVIGASPEYPIQPKEHGVDFLLDHRHLWLRSSQQRALLRVRAEVEQAILDFLYERDFVRIDTPILTGSIGESAGTLFETDYFGERAFLAQTGQLYVETACPAFRRVFCFGPTFRAEKSKTRRHLTEFWMLEPEVAFADSEDNMRLQEELVSALVARVLDRRREELALLERDTSALERVAPPFPRVSYTEAIALLQEEGSEIQWGDDLGAADETRIASRFDLPVLVYNYPKQIKAFYMKENPADPRTVLSNDMLAPEGYGEIIGGSQREDDLDRLLARIREEKLPEEAYGWYLDLRRYGTFPHSGFGLGLERFVAWVTGRPHIRELIPFPRLMNRLTP